In Lujinxingia vulgaris, the genomic stretch AGACGCTGGTGCGCGTGGTCGATGCGCTGCCGGTGGTGGTGGGGCCGATGGTGCCGCTTGCGATCTGGGCGGTGTTTGAGCGCATCGGGCAGTACGGCTGGACGGAGTTTCGTTATGTGCGTCTGCTGGCGCTGGCCACCCTGCTGGCGATCTGCGGGGTCGGGGCGGTGGGCTACATCCGGCGGCGTCCGATGGGGCTGTGGGTGGTGCCGGTGGTGGTAGCCGCCGGGACGCTCGTGGGCGCGCTGGGGCCTATCAGCGCGCCGGCGGTCGCCGAGCGCAGTCAGGTGGTGCGCCTTCAGCGGGAGATCTCGGCGCAGGGCGTGGGGGACGCTCAGGGGGCGATCGATGTCGATAAGGTTTACGCGAACCTGAGTGGTGGGGGGCGCGAGGTGGCCGCGCTGGCGTATTATGTGCACGAGCATTTTGGCGACGACGCGCTCGCGCAGTTTGTGCCGGCGAGCCTCACGCCGGAGGAGCGCGCGAGCTGGGAGAAGCGGCTGTGGGAGGCGCGCTGGGGATCGAGTGAGGGCGAGGGCCTGCGTGTGGTGAGTTTGAGCGCCGATCAGGTCGCTTTTGAGGTGATAATGGCGGCGACCCTCTATCCCTTTTCGTATGTGGTTTATGGCGAGGAGGGGGAGCCAACGTTGCTTACGACGACGGAGGGCGCGTCGCTGGAGGTGTGGGCGGAGGGCGCGACGCTGATCGTGGAGGGGGAGCAGGGGCGGTGGCGCGGCGATCTGAGCGCCCATGCGGCGATGGCTCGAAACTACGCCTCGAGCGGAGAGCTCGATGGGTCGATGCGCCGTGTGGTGCTTGTCGATGAGGCGGGCGCGCGTCGCGGTGAGGTGGTGCTCGATGTGCTGGGTGTTCGCGTTGGTGCCGAGGATGCGAGCGTGATGATCCAGCGTGCCAACGGGCTGCTGGTGGTGGATCGCTGAGAAGGTCGGCGGCGCTTACGAGGTTGCGGTGGCCCGGGAGATGAGCGACTCGAGCTCGGTGCTGGGGAAGGGTTTTGCGAGCACGGTGAAGTCGCCCGACTCCAGAAAGTCTTTGCTCTCGGCGCTGTAGGCGCCGCCGGTCATAAAGATCATGCGCCGCGCCAGGGCCGGGTGCGCTTCGCTGAGGCGCTGGTAGAGGCGCGCGCCGCCGATGGCGGGCATCTCCAGGTCGCAGACGATGAGGCAGGGTTGGGCGCCGGCCTCAATGGCGTCGAGGGCGTCGGAGGCCGACTCGAAGGTGTGCAGGGTAAAGCGCGACTGAAGCTGGCGTTTGAGCGCGCGCAGCAGCATGGCGTTATCGTCGATGAGGAAGACGCCGGTGGGTGCTGGTGAGGTTGTATCCGCGTCGGGTTGCGCGGGAGCGGGCGACGCGTTGGCGTCGGCGCTTGGGTTCGAGGGGGCGGTGGGGTTTTGCTCAGCCGGAGCGCGATCATCGCGAACCCCGCCAGGGGGTGTCGGCACGGGGGTGCGCGTGCGGGGTGGGGCGTGCAGCGCGCCCGGGGGCGGCGTGGTGATGGTGACCGTGCTCAACCAGCGCGTAGGGATGATGAGGCGGAAGGTCGTGCCCTGGCCCGGGGTGCTCTCGACGTCGATATCTCCGTTCATCTCCGCGACAATCTTGCGGCAGATCGACAGCCCCAACCCCGTGCCCTCGCCGATGGGTTTGGTGGTGAAGAAGGGCTCAAAGATGTGCTCGAGCTGCTCGGGGGCGATGCCATGGCCGCTGTCGCTGACCTCGATGATGAGGTGATTGTCGGCGCGGCGCGCGCTCACGCGCACGTGGTTTTTTTCGGGGGTGCCGGGCTCAATGGCCTGCACCGCGTTGACCAGAAGGTTGAGCAGCACCTGGGAGAGCCCCGACTCGTTGAGCATCGCCGAGGGAAGATCGTCGATGTCGCGGATGAGTTGTGCGCGCTGGCGCACGCGATGCTCGACCATCAAGAGGGTGGAGTCGAGGACGGTGGCCACGTCGACCGGGTAGATGTCGTCGGTGGGCGTGCGGGAGAGGTCGCGCAGATCGTCGACGATCTTGCGCACCCGGCGAGTGCCGTAGTGGACGTCTTCCAGGCTGGCCAGCAGGGTGTCGCGGTCGATGGCGTCATCAGCGATCTTTTCGAGCAGGTATTCGACATTGGAGGCCACATAGGCCAGCGGGTTGTTGATCTCATGGGCGACGCCGGCGGCCAGGGTGCCGGCGGTGATCATGCGATCCATCTGAGCGATGCGGCTCTGCAGCTCGTGTTCCTGCGAAAGATCGGTAATGAGCAGCGCGTGCACGTCCTGGTTTTCGAAGATGGCGGTGAAGATGCTCAGTCTGATCGCGAGCTGCTCGTCGCTGGCGGTGTGCAGCATGGCGAGGATGTTCTGGCTCTGGCCGTTGAGCAGGCTCTGGAGCGGCTCGCCCTCCGGGTTTGTGAAGAGGGTGGTGGCGTGGAGGGATCTCAGGCTCTCGTCATCGTAGCAGCCCAGCTCCTTGAAGCTGGCGTTGCCGTAGATGGCGTTGCCATCGGCATTCAGCAGAACGACCCCCTGGGGGGTGCGCTCCATGATCTCGAGCAGAGTGTCGCGGGCGACGCGCTTGGTCTCTTCGTGCAGCTCCTGAAGGCGGCGCTGGCTCTCGTTGTTGCGCTCCATCAGCCAGCGTTCGATCTGGTAACGCGCCCAGAACATCATCAGCGTGGCCAGGAGAAGTCCGACCATGGAGACGGTCAGCATCGACCGGTGGTTGTTGATGGTGACCACCGTGCGCAGGTCGATCTCGGGGATCGGCTCCACATAGAAGTAGGCCATCACCGCCAGCGCGACCGCCATCCAGAACCACAGCGCTTTGGAGGGGCCGGCCATGGTGATGGAGACCACCGGCACGAGCAACAGCCAGAAGAGCACCGGCGAGTAGATGCCGCCGGTGTGCAGGGTGAGCACGATGAGTACGACCGAGAGGACGGCGCAGGTCTGGTGGGCGAGCCAGACCTCGTCGCCGGTTTTGCGCATGCGCCAGATGGCCATCAGCCCGATCACGCCGGCGGCCATCAGCTCGGCAAAAAGCATGAAGCTGTCGAAGATGGTGATGTACATCAGCGCAAAGACGGGCGCCCAGATCCACAACCCCAGCCCCAGAAGGGCGGCGACGCGGTGTTTGTAGGCTTCGTAGCTCCTGGCTTCGCGCAGCTCCGGCGGCGTGAAGAAGTTCACCGGTGGCGAGAAGAGCAGGGGGATGCGAGGCGCATCGGTGGGCGGGGCGCAGGGCCGGGGCATGATGGGGAGCTCCGAGGAGGGGGGACGAGGAGCGGGAGGGGAGAGGCCGAAGCGGGTCGGCCGGCGAAGCTTAATATAATGTTACAAGTAGGATCAAATTTCGCTCAGACTAGAGCAGGGGGGAGGATCAACGCGCGACGAGACGGCTAAAAGATCGAACCTTTAAAACAACTTAGGCCATCCACGCCCGCGTGGCGCGCGCATTAAAAAGTTTGCGGCGCCCGGTTGGGGCTGGCAACGCCCCGAACGGGGGTGGTGGTGGGCTCGACCCCCTGATTGGCGAGGGAGGGGGGAGCCCGGTGAGGTGTCAGGTGGGTGGTGTGGTGGTGGAGGGCCGACCCTGGGTCGCACAAAGCCGAGCCACGATGCGGGTGATGCACGACCGTGGGTCACACAAAGTCGAGCCATGATGCGGGTGATGCGCGACCGTGGGATGGTAAGCCTCGCCGCCGGGTGGGTGCTTTTAGTCTTCGTCGGCAGGGGTGTTGAGGCGATCGCGAAGGCGGTCGGGGAGCCCGTCGTGGGGGCCGAGCGGGGGGCGCTCGATATCCCAGTAGAAGTCGGAAATCTCGCGGTTTCGATCCTCATCGTGGGCGTAGTAGCAGAGGTTGTCGTCGCGGTGGCTGTCGCCGATCACCAGCAGGCGCGCCGGGGTGTCGGTGTTGTTGATGAAGGTGTGGGCCTGGCCTGTGCCGGCGACAAAGCCGACGGCGTCGCCGCAGCTTAAGCGGTGGAGGTGCCCGTCCATCCAGACATCGGGGCTGCCTTCGAGCACGTAGATGAACTCATCTTCGGTGCTCTCGGCGTGGGGCCAGGAGGTGCGGCGGCCGGGGGGCAAGACTTCGTGATGGATGCCAAAGTGGCGCATGCCCAGATGTCGGCCCAGGGGGGAGCCGATGCTCAAGAGC encodes the following:
- a CDS encoding ATP-binding protein; the encoded protein is MPRPCAPPTDAPRIPLLFSPPVNFFTPPELREARSYEAYKHRVAALLGLGLWIWAPVFALMYITIFDSFMLFAELMAAGVIGLMAIWRMRKTGDEVWLAHQTCAVLSVVLIVLTLHTGGIYSPVLFWLLLVPVVSITMAGPSKALWFWMAVALAVMAYFYVEPIPEIDLRTVVTINNHRSMLTVSMVGLLLATLMMFWARYQIERWLMERNNESQRRLQELHEETKRVARDTLLEIMERTPQGVVLLNADGNAIYGNASFKELGCYDDESLRSLHATTLFTNPEGEPLQSLLNGQSQNILAMLHTASDEQLAIRLSIFTAIFENQDVHALLITDLSQEHELQSRIAQMDRMITAGTLAAGVAHEINNPLAYVASNVEYLLEKIADDAIDRDTLLASLEDVHYGTRRVRKIVDDLRDLSRTPTDDIYPVDVATVLDSTLLMVEHRVRQRAQLIRDIDDLPSAMLNESGLSQVLLNLLVNAVQAIEPGTPEKNHVRVSARRADNHLIIEVSDSGHGIAPEQLEHIFEPFFTTKPIGEGTGLGLSICRKIVAEMNGDIDVESTPGQGTTFRLIIPTRWLSTVTITTPPPGALHAPPRTRTPVPTPPGGVRDDRAPAEQNPTAPSNPSADANASPAPAQPDADTTSPAPTGVFLIDDNAMLLRALKRQLQSRFTLHTFESASDALDAIEAGAQPCLIVCDLEMPAIGGARLYQRLSEAHPALARRMIFMTGGAYSAESKDFLESGDFTVLAKPFPSTELESLISRATATS
- a CDS encoding DUF4153 domain-containing protein, with the protein product MQAMMVRFLQNFGAMARQAARRHPLEVAMGLGVAALLSGGVEQLWRDELVIAWTLTAVPALMWVFAVSYLHILKALKVGWRVALSVVGLGVWSGWAWTLSGEFVDAEIWRVGLASVGLVALLMVVGLAAQKSAVGARLRTWRAAYRLWLYGGMSALYLGALWVGLALAVYSVDTLFDLSVDGELYGHLAAWIFGPGFVWMLAARTEEIFDFEQEVGAEAQPWSHRLGFYLTLPLASVYLVITYAYAIRVLVVGEAPSNVLSPLILGAGVLMWMSLEQVEVMRRKGGYETLVRVVDALPVVVGPMVPLAIWAVFERIGQYGWTEFRYVRLLALATLLAICGVGAVGYIRRRPMGLWVVPVVVAAGTLVGALGPISAPAVAERSQVVRLQREISAQGVGDAQGAIDVDKVYANLSGGGREVAALAYYVHEHFGDDALAQFVPASLTPEERASWEKRLWEARWGSSEGEGLRVVSLSADQVAFEVIMAATLYPFSYVVYGEEGEPTLLTTTEGASLEVWAEGATLIVEGEQGRWRGDLSAHAAMARNYASSGELDGSMRRVVLVDEAGARRGEVVLDVLGVRVGAEDASVMIQRANGLLVVDR
- a CDS encoding cupin domain-containing protein, with the translated sequence MRLAPRPENIVHWREIQRPDTATYPGSDELLSIGSPLGRHLGMRHFGIHHEVLPPGRRTSWPHAESTEDEFIYVLEGSPDVWMDGHLHRLSCGDAVGFVAGTGQAHTFINNTDTPARLLVIGDSHRDDNLCYYAHDEDRNREISDFYWDIERPPLGPHDGLPDRLRDRLNTPADED